From Triticum urartu cultivar G1812 chromosome 2, Tu2.1, whole genome shotgun sequence, a single genomic window includes:
- the LOC125539810 gene encoding peroxisome biogenesis protein 22, which produces MASESAAAAASASSPAAARAGGGKDDELADLVRRIVDVLSRYSDRLPFDLDRQKLRSLTTLAAIAITIVFAWKLLRAPPEQPRRQRRRDAPSSSNTSSRSQPGALVGTDACSSVDSRAHEAINQLFQPVNLTLEQLVRHKLSEGRRVTCRLLGVILEETTPEELQNHVTVKPSVLEVLLEIAKICDVYLMEHVLDDESEEKVLSALSEAGLFTSGGLVREKVLFCSTEIGRTSFVRQLEPDWHIDSSPEIVHQLSRFIKYQLHISPQQTERVSPNVFSSASLEQFFGGLDQR; this is translated from the exons ATGGCTTCGGAGTCcgccgcggcggcggcgtcggcttcgtccccggcggcggcgcgggccggGGGCGGGAAGGACGATGAGCTGGCCGATCTGGTGCGGCGCATCGTCGACGTCCTCTCCCGCTACTCCGATCGCCTCCCCTTCGACCTCGACCGCCAG AAGCTTCGCTCGCTTACCACACTTGCTGCAATTGCCATCACAATTGTATTTGCCTGGAAACTGTTGAGAGCTCCTCCAGAGCAACCTCGGAGGCAACGGAGACGGGATGCTCCATCATCTAGCAACACAAGCAGTAGATCACAGCCAGGTGCTTTGGTCGGAACGGATGCCTGCTCATCGGTAGATTCAAGAGCACATGAAGCGATCAATCAGCTTTTCCAACCAGTAAAT CTGACTCTTGAGCAGCTTGTCAGGCATAAACTGAGCGAAGGGCGAAGG GTTACCTGCCGGTTACTTGGTGTGATTTTGGAGGAAACAACTCCAGAGGAGCTCCAG AATCACGTTACAGTAAAACCTTCTGTTTTGGAGGTTCTTCTAGAAATTGCAAAAATTTGTGACGTCTATCTGATGGAGCACGTTCTTGATGATGAAAGTGAG GAAAAGGTACTGTCTGCCCTAAGTGAAGCTGGGCTTTTTACCAGTGGCGGTTTGGTGAGAGAGAAG GTTCTCTTCTGCAGTACGGAAATTGGCCGCACCTCTTTTGTCCGGCAACTGGAACCTGACTGGCACATTGACTCGAGTCCTGAAATCGTTCACCAGTTATCT AGGTTTATCAAGTATCAGCTGCACATTTCGCCACAGCAAACAGAAAGGGTGTCACCCAATGTTTTCAGCTCTGCAAGCTTGGAACAGTTCTTTGGAGGCCTTGATCAGAGATGA